A single region of the Candidatus Kryptoniota bacterium genome encodes:
- the tkt gene encoding transketolase, with product MTKTDELCINTIRFLAVDAVQKANSGHPGMPMGTAPIGYTLWTKYLKHNPRNPKWFDRDRFVLSAGHGSMLLYSLLHLTGYDVTLEDLKSFRQYGSITPGHPEYGITPGVETTTGPLGQGLSNAVGMAIAEAYMAAYFNREGFNLVDHYAYVIASDGDMMEGVTSEAASTAGHLKLGKLIVFYDDNGITIEGHTSLAFSEDVLARYAAYGWHTQRIEDGNDIEAIGNAIETAKSVTGMPSVIGVRTHIGYGSPGRQDTAEAHGQPLGEKEVEATKKNLGWPLQPTFLIPAEALNVFRKSVDKGRESESGWNQLLEKYRKQFPDLGAEFLAWLSGDVPAAALNDLPGFDPAAGAVATRTASGKVMSAFEPKIKNFLGGAADLSPSTDTCVKGLGDFSSTSRTGRNFHFGIREHGMGAIINGMAVHGGLIPFGSTFFVFTDYMRPPMRLAAISHFRTVYVFTHDSIGLGEDGPTHQPVEHFMLMRAIPNFVMIRPADANETVEAWKYILGYKKGPIALVLTRQKIPVIDRSKYAAESELRRGAYVLADTGNPEAIIIATGSEVHVALKAYEELASKGAKVRLVSMPSWEIFDTQDAAYRESVLPAKVWRRVSIEAGITKGWSRYVGDRGISIGVDRFGSSAPVDVVMREYGITSAAVNEAVEKLLK from the coding sequence TTTGTGGACGAAATATCTCAAGCACAATCCGCGCAACCCGAAATGGTTCGATCGCGACCGGTTCGTGCTTTCGGCCGGTCATGGCTCGATGCTCCTGTATTCTCTGCTCCATCTTACCGGATATGATGTTACACTTGAAGATTTGAAGAGTTTCAGACAGTACGGAAGTATCACACCGGGTCATCCTGAATATGGAATTACGCCGGGTGTCGAGACGACGACAGGTCCACTCGGCCAGGGCCTTAGCAACGCGGTCGGGATGGCCATCGCCGAAGCATATATGGCCGCATACTTTAATCGTGAGGGGTTCAATCTCGTAGATCATTATGCGTACGTCATTGCCAGTGACGGCGACATGATGGAAGGCGTGACGAGTGAAGCGGCTTCAACCGCGGGTCATCTCAAGCTCGGCAAGCTGATCGTTTTTTACGATGATAATGGAATTACGATAGAAGGTCATACGAGCCTCGCGTTCAGCGAGGATGTACTGGCAAGATATGCGGCGTATGGCTGGCACACACAGCGCATCGAAGACGGCAACGACATCGAGGCGATAGGAAATGCGATTGAAACGGCGAAAAGTGTAACCGGCATGCCGTCGGTCATCGGAGTGAGGACGCATATCGGGTATGGTTCGCCGGGGAGACAGGACACCGCCGAAGCTCACGGTCAGCCGCTCGGCGAGAAGGAAGTAGAAGCGACGAAGAAAAATCTCGGATGGCCGCTTCAGCCGACATTTCTAATCCCCGCTGAAGCGCTGAATGTATTCAGAAAGTCTGTGGACAAAGGCCGGGAGAGCGAATCCGGATGGAATCAGCTTCTTGAAAAGTACAGGAAGCAGTTCCCCGACCTCGGCGCAGAATTCCTCGCCTGGCTTTCCGGTGATGTGCCCGCCGCCGCACTTAACGATCTCCCTGGGTTTGATCCAGCGGCCGGTGCGGTTGCGACTCGCACCGCGTCAGGAAAAGTCATGAGCGCGTTCGAACCCAAAATTAAAAATTTTCTCGGCGGCGCTGCGGACCTCTCACCCTCGACTGACACATGCGTCAAAGGGCTTGGAGACTTCTCGTCGACATCAAGGACGGGTCGCAATTTCCACTTCGGCATCCGCGAACACGGCATGGGTGCGATAATCAACGGCATGGCAGTGCACGGTGGACTGATACCGTTCGGCTCGACATTCTTTGTGTTCACGGACTACATGCGGCCGCCGATGAGGCTCGCAGCAATTTCCCATTTCAGGACTGTGTACGTCTTCACTCACGACAGCATCGGCCTGGGAGAAGACGGGCCGACCCACCAGCCTGTGGAACATTTCATGCTCATGAGGGCGATACCGAATTTCGTGATGATCAGACCTGCCGATGCGAATGAGACCGTCGAGGCGTGGAAATATATTCTCGGATACAAGAAAGGGCCGATCGCGCTCGTGCTGACGAGACAGAAGATCCCGGTCATCGACAGATCGAAATACGCGGCCGAATCCGAACTCCGGCGCGGAGCCTATGTTCTCGCCGACACCGGCAACCCGGAAGCCATCATAATAGCGACGGGAAGTGAAGTCCATGTCGCCCTTAAAGCTTACGAGGAGCTCGCGTCGAAAGGCGCAAAAGTAAGGCTCGTCAGTATGCCGAGTTGGGAAATTTTCGATACGCAGGACGCAGCGTACAGAGAATCTGTCCTTCCTGCAAAGGTCTGGCGGAGGGTTTCAATTGAGGCGGGCATTACGAAAGGTTGGAGCCGGTATGTCGGTGACCGCGGGATCAGCATCGGAGTCGACCGGTTCGGTTCGTCCGCGCCTGTTGATGTCGTAATGCGGGAATACGGAATAACAAGTGCCGCAGTCAACGAAGCAGTTGAGAAGCTCCTGAAATAG